From the genome of Hymenobacter sp. APR13, one region includes:
- a CDS encoding tyrosine-type recombinase/integrase — protein sequence MVDPVQEAITYCKYHDTNQKLLYSCCALLLKEMHVRQTAMWAWDKATWVEIVGYNTQHFQDRHHAFLADWLNVTINLRPCIMNCAYLFGEIDIHLLVTDCDVVGSAKRIFGKQQVWIAEGVLEEAFKEKTQWSYLNIAGLSSCLCLALLRNRNPQVEKLTLPVLKQVYANPVGFAGLQPACVQLYHILRRLRIVTEAAFGFAPLELRVRKDGLPEPLGKLLDRWLAKYQGRKSAQPHMRSLLAKMLRYVVATYPNRIMPSQWTANMARRIASAISKMRTNEWTITPPNQLPATGPGKEYAASTKAYLFSLIRSFLNDGQDYNFFTLTFEPDSAFRTPRNILNAVKPYPKALSDANWEKLEQAGMSLTQEDLLSLREQADVSAHEASYPLTLVRAIALVWLFGGLRTDEIVRLPLGCIRPLPSPTEEEQDLWQHVCLLHVPVNKSCGEFDKPVEYYPAEAIQAWEAERPAGPQRVDETTGELVDFLFEWEGRGLIKTYLNRVLIPLLCRKAQLDTVDEKGPIRSHRARVTLATRYYKAGLGLEELRLWLGHLSILNLRYYLDVDDDWLNQSASVTFYAIRRRAHQVVNRPSELVPTEYALEDADSNLSVAVENEEELIPDNFLAHLFFKPQRSKRAFISAVHESITAMQRNVHLSSEELRIVYEFKDLLEKMNAHS from the coding sequence TTGGTAGATCCTGTGCAAGAGGCGATCACTTATTGTAAATATCATGATACGAATCAGAAACTACTGTACAGCTGCTGCGCGCTGTTGCTCAAAGAAATGCATGTGCGTCAGACAGCGATGTGGGCGTGGGACAAGGCGACGTGGGTAGAAATTGTTGGCTACAATACGCAGCACTTCCAAGACCGGCATCACGCGTTTTTGGCTGACTGGTTGAATGTGACAATCAACCTACGCCCTTGCATCATGAATTGTGCTTACCTGTTTGGCGAGATTGATATCCATCTTCTGGTCACGGATTGTGATGTAGTAGGCTCCGCCAAACGCATCTTTGGCAAACAGCAGGTTTGGATCGCTGAAGGCGTTCTTGAAGAAGCGTTTAAAGAGAAAACGCAGTGGTCGTATCTAAACATAGCCGGGCTATCGAGCTGCTTGTGTTTAGCTCTGCTGCGTAATCGCAATCCACAGGTGGAGAAGCTGACGCTCCCCGTGCTAAAACAGGTCTACGCGAATCCTGTTGGCTTTGCAGGATTGCAACCGGCCTGTGTGCAACTGTACCACATATTGCGGCGACTACGCATTGTCACGGAAGCCGCCTTTGGCTTTGCGCCCCTGGAGCTACGGGTTAGAAAGGATGGATTACCGGAACCCTTAGGCAAATTGCTGGACCGATGGCTTGCCAAGTACCAAGGCCGAAAAAGTGCGCAACCGCACATGCGATCTCTACTGGCGAAAATGTTGCGCTATGTAGTTGCCACCTACCCCAACCGTATCATGCCTTCGCAATGGACAGCTAACATGGCTCGGCGAATTGCCTCGGCTATCAGTAAGATGCGAACCAACGAGTGGACCATCACGCCGCCGAATCAACTTCCTGCTACGGGGCCGGGCAAAGAGTATGCGGCCTCCACCAAAGCGTACCTGTTCAGTCTGATTCGAAGTTTCCTAAATGATGGGCAAGACTATAATTTCTTCACGCTGACTTTTGAGCCGGATAGCGCTTTCCGAACCCCGCGCAATATTTTAAACGCAGTAAAACCCTATCCCAAGGCTCTTTCGGATGCTAATTGGGAAAAACTGGAACAGGCAGGAATGTCTCTAACGCAGGAAGATCTACTGAGCTTGCGGGAACAAGCCGACGTTTCTGCGCACGAAGCTTCCTATCCTCTCACGTTGGTGCGCGCTATCGCGCTGGTCTGGCTGTTTGGGGGGCTGCGGACAGATGAGATTGTGCGCCTGCCTCTAGGGTGTATCCGCCCACTCCCTTCGCCGACTGAGGAGGAACAAGATCTGTGGCAACACGTGTGTTTGCTGCATGTTCCCGTGAACAAGTCGTGCGGAGAGTTTGACAAGCCAGTTGAATATTATCCAGCAGAAGCTATCCAAGCCTGGGAAGCGGAGCGGCCAGCTGGCCCACAGCGTGTAGACGAAACAACAGGAGAACTCGTCGATTTTCTGTTTGAATGGGAAGGGCGCGGGCTGATTAAGACGTACCTCAACCGCGTACTAATTCCGCTGCTGTGCCGGAAAGCGCAACTCGACACGGTTGACGAGAAAGGACCGATTCGCAGCCACCGGGCTCGCGTGACCTTGGCCACCCGTTATTACAAGGCAGGCCTGGGGCTGGAAGAGTTGCGATTGTGGTTAGGACATTTGTCGATACTGAATTTGCGCTATTATCTGGACGTAGATGACGATTGGCTGAACCAAAGCGCTTCTGTGACCTTTTACGCTATTCGACGCCGGGCACATCAAGTAGTAAACAGACCAAGCGAATTAGTTCCTACGGAATACGCATTGGAAGACGCAGATAGTAACCTTAGCGTTGCTGTTGAAAATGAGGAAGAGCTTATTCCGGATAATTTTTTAGCGCACTTGTTTTTTAAGCCTCAACGATCCAAGCGGGCCTTTATTTCAGCGGTACACGAAAGCATCACCGCGATGCAACGCAATGTGCACCTAAGTTCTGAAGAATTACGGATAGTTTATGAGTTCAAGGATTTATTAGAAAAAATGAATGCCCATAGTTAA
- a CDS encoding helix-turn-helix domain-containing protein: MEALPGEVITSEIVRRLQQLRRSRQYTQQEVYDATGVHIGRLEAQHANMTIRTLVILCRYYGISLAELVQGL; the protein is encoded by the coding sequence ATGGAGGCATTACCCGGCGAGGTCATTACGAGTGAAATTGTGCGACGGCTACAGCAGCTGCGACGCTCCCGCCAGTACACCCAGCAAGAGGTATATGATGCTACCGGCGTGCACATTGGGCGCCTGGAAGCCCAGCACGCGAACATGACCATTCGCACGCTGGTTATTCTGTGTCGCTACTATGGCATTTCCCTGGCTGAACTGGTTCAGGGGCTGTAA